Within Vespula vulgaris chromosome 23, iyVesVulg1.1, whole genome shotgun sequence, the genomic segment ggGTGATGTGTTTGTGAAAGGAGCTTTGCTAAGAATTGAAAAttctatacaatattattattattattatacttattgaTGTGTTCACGTCATGTGATTCCGACTGGAGGAGTATTCAGAAAAATTATGTGTAATATATCGGATATATAATTCTAAGATTATATACaagaaatgatatatacaCAGGCGGATAACTATTTATGtctgttaataattaatgtataatGATAGCTTCAAAATAAACATAACgcgatattaataacaaagcATTCAATTTTAAACAAAGTGTTCATGAAAATGATAGTCGATTTAAAACTTGtcttcgtatatatatgacatatgttatattattttttttgtagaaattcatttctttggCTAATACTgctaatgtatttatttaaaattatgagACTTTAATATCGTTAATTCTTTAAGTTACAATTAGTCtgtcataaatatatacatatatctaaaattaaaaagtgaatattaattttgagtAGAGAATGTGTGCAAGCTAATTTTTGTACAGTTTacatatgaaagagaaaataagtatatcaatgaaaatttcttattttaagtattttcctttaataaaattatgaagtACTAGAGcatattaattgatttatatgttgcatatataactatataagtaatattgaTAGCTTATTGCgcttcataattttattaaaaattacaactACTTTTAAGCGTTCAAttattgtgtatatacatatttatatatatgtatatacgcttACTATAATTGTgtcttttacgttttatttattctgcCTTTTGCCGAACCTTCTCTAAAATCTGTTTTAATTCTGATACCCTTGTCGTTTCgtactaataaaaaattttaagtgttagaatcaaaagaaaacaaatatttgtaaagTTTAACTATTGATGTTAAACTTACCCCGCATTCGTTTCGTGATAAGATGAGCTGTTCCCCCAGCTTTTCACCTTCGTTAGGGCCAAAATATTGCTCCAATTGTCGTTTCGttagattaaatatttcagCACCAGTCATATCTTTCAATTGTTTGCAAACTCTGTaaaaatagtagtagtattttagtgttattttttatatataataattttttatacttacttATCTGAAAATCCTTTCGCCGTCAACCAAGATTGAACTTCACGAGGAGTAGAATATTGATGTAAAACTGTTGCTTGCATTTCTAGAATATTTGGgctatgtttcttttttctaaacatGTTTAATACATGTTTAAGTTCCTCCTGAACTTGGTCTTGATTACACGTaccttaaaattaattattgaaaataattgtaatgtaTGATTATTGTAGTATCTTGATTTTCGAAACTTACCAgcgaaagatttattatttttatacgattctGATTTGTTGGAAGTCGTCGATGTAGTTGATTTTTGAGTCTGTAGAActggaggaggtggtggaggtggtggtggtactgACAATGATGATCGTGCTGATGGTGTTTGTGATGCTGATGGTGCTGATGGTGTTGGTGGGTTTGGTGCATTGGAtttgtttttcaatttattttttaaagttgtCATTTGTATTGGTTGGATTATAACTATTGggccattctttttttccaatctTGGAGTTTTTTCCAATGTATTACCGGATACGTTGTCGTTTGTACTTGAAACTTCATTAGATGTAGTCAAATTCtctaaattaattgattatcttcaattttttgtattcaaccgattgtgttttttttttttttttacatattcatgGAATATGAAAGCAAGCAGTAGAatctgatttttatttattctgcAGATTCTTAAATATGCAATACAATTATGCATTCACATTTTACAAACATGAAATTTTTGTTCACTATTGATAAAAGCACTCACACAAACAAACAATctgttttatctttatatcaaattttatccCACAGAACATTCTATACTTTCAACAGGGTTGGACAATACAATAACATTTAGgcgaataaatattgtaatcatatatatttgttcatAAGATGATGTACATTAATTACAGTGCAATGAAATACTGGACGGATCGCATTCCCAAACCTTGAACACaacatttattgaaatatgttTTGACAATCGTTACGAaacgaataaacaaattaattgtAAAGACAAATTCATTAACTTGTAATATCAAGAAACGTGTTCATAAAAACTTTAagatatatagtaatataatttactggacggaaagataaattttattgataactactaaattatttattccacccaattatttttttatttcctctgcAAGTCGATGCATAATTTATACTAGCTCCTTTACACGAAGACATACAGATACATGCGACAACACGTTAAAGCACAAATTAAAGTTCCGCTACTCGTcataaaaatgacaaaatgTTTTCAAGTCAAACTAAAAATATCGTACCTTTTTGATATGTtcataaaatgattatttcacttatttatttagtcTAACGCTTTTATAAATTGCAgcaacttttttattcttgaaatATGCATCCAGAATGACTCGCTTAATTAATATGGTcacaatatagatataaaagagagCCAGTCGTTAAATATCCTACAGACTTGAGttgtattacaatattttctctAAAAGTCTATgtgcaaattattttatcttgcTAAAGTAAATTTGGTTAGTCGAGATTCTTTGTACGTATTTCGTACATAAAGTATCTTATAGaggtattaaaaaagaaaagaaaataaaataaaataaaaaaaaacaaaggtaTGACAATATGTAATCAATGGAAATAACgcgtttttctattaattgttaaataataatatctactaCTAATACACtaacttataaaaaaacattccaTATActtaaagataaattaattgttagaATTGATTAAATTAAGTTGGATTAATTTTGAGAGCATCATTCAAATACACCATCTAATATTTTGGTGATATATGCAAACTAATTTATTAAACTGGTTAAAGAAGAACTTTAAAAGTCTTCTATaatgaaattcattatttagtataaataaaagataatcaatcttaatattatatacaggatggtatttctcttttctttatatatatatacatatatatatgtatatatgtatgtatgtatgtatgtatatgtgttatCAAACTTAGGttcatacttttattatatgtcATAAAAGATTGCTAAGAAATATCTCAGGTAATAGAATACACATAAGAAATGATCCAGTTAAAGTTAACAAATCTTTCTGTAATTAATGAATgtataaacgtaaaaataaaaaatcgacgGTTATCTGCGAGATATAGatgataagattaaaaaaaaaaaagaaaagaaaaaaaaaagaaaaaagtcacaTTATCCAGGGCTATTAATAAAAGCCAAATCACCCTGTGGTCGTAGCGATAACGATTTTAATTGTTCAGTCTAGACGTTATTCGCGCTtacacatattattattattattattattattatattattattattattattattattatatatacagaaacattaaataaaataatatatcaagtaTTATGTAAAAGATGCATACtgtaatattcaattttaaagaggtcattataaaaaaaaaaaaaataatagtaactACTCGCAGTAAACTTTACAGTGATAATCTGTGATTAGATAATCTTCTTattgtttaaacaaatattgagataaagaaagagacagagagagaaagagagaaagagacaatgaaattttaatgcgAGACACAAAAATGTCCACGTAATCGAAAGCAAAGCGTACCGAGGACAATTTGTTCAAGACGACAGAACgacgttattaaaaataacgaaattcACCTTTTTTCCCAAGACGTTCTTTTCTCACCCAATCCGCGGGTGCTGGTGGTGGAATCGCATGAGTTCGATGAGCTGCTTCTGGCCCCGGACTAGTACTGGTTCTTTCAATTTCAGAATCCTATTggatattaattgatattaattgatttaatataaacaaagtTAATTGAATCGATGGAAAATTAAAGACTGATTTCTCACTTCATAACTATAGCCATGTCCTTGTCTAGGGTATCGACTTGTATATAATGGATTATTAAATACATCATTTTCAGCAGGCTGAGATGGATTGTGAGGCGTAACAATAGTGTGTGGCACGTGAGCAACTTGACCCCTAGAATTTCTCGCTTTCCACCACTTCCTACTGTCATCGAGTATTTCCAGATATTCACCCCTGACAACCGTCAATTCTTTATCGTTGTTAGCTGTTCTAGGATAAGTAACGTGAACGATCTTAGCATTTCTAGCTACGAGCTCATCCAACCAAACTTCTTGAGCTCTTTCGATGGCAGCACCTCTGGGTGCTCTTTCAATGGAATCAACTGATATGTCACTGTGAGCTCTGGTTTGTTCGACTCTTTCTTCTCTGGCATAAAGTTCCGAGGTTGGTCCGTAATTTCTATCAAAGTATTCGGTACCAGCTCGGTCCTCTCTGCTATCGTATTCGAGATAATCGCTACTATAATGTGACTCGTCGACGTCTCGATGATTGTAGTAAGGATCGTTCTGTTGTTCAGGAAGTTCATCCCTCTTTTGTTTGTCAGCATTCAAAAGAGAAGCAAGATGATCGTGATCTCGGTCTTCCGGTATGGGATATTCCGGTGACCAACCATCCGTAAAGATCGGATGGTAAGGTGGTACGTGTCCTTTCCATTGA encodes:
- the LOC127071886 gene encoding epidermal growth factor receptor kinase substrate 8-like, with product MPYYNTSHSPAVYNKDGGSSGPSSTSGGRGSSTEPPTYMMEHLATFTVTKEIGIVYPADGMRRLLQLEKSNGIWSQKMQLRLERNWVLIMDNETGAVMERFPASLIQEPTAFTSRDPMEMYNNILVFSVADDSGSQRAEMHIFQCQSVSAQDLVEDLKMLQMGKLVPGGSPRGPRGQIPPPPALPPPEPPLNGVNVREQVSAFNAANADGQNDISREENNDEVSSTSSEKYERDVTILNHCFDDIEKFIARLQYAAAASRELERRRRNRKSKKRNLGDGMLTMRAKPPPEMEFIDIFQKFKLSFNLLAKLKAHIHDPNAPELVHFLFTPLALIVDASHDTNYDPNLPSKVVSPLLTREAVNLLINCVTSKETELWHSLGDTWLIPRDQWKGHVPPYHPIFTDGWSPEYPIPEDRDHDHLASLLNADKQKRDELPEQQNDPYYNHRDVDESHYSSDYLEYDSREDRAGTEYFDRNYGPTSELYAREERVEQTRAHSDISVDSIERAPRGAAIERAQEVWLDELVARNAKIVHVTYPRTANNDKELTVVRGEYLEILDDSRKWWKARNSRGQVAHVPHTIVTPHNPSQPAENDVFNNPLYTSRYPRQGHGYSYEDSEIERTSTSPGPEAAHRTHAIPPPAPADWVRKERLGKKENLTTSNEVSSTNDNVSGNTLEKTPRLEKKNGPIVIIQPIQMTTLKNKLKNKSNAPNPPTPSAPSASQTPSARSSLSVPPPPPPPPPVLQTQKSTTSTTSNKSESYKNNKSFAGTCNQDQVQEELKHVLNMFRKKKHSPNILEMQATVLHQYSTPREVQSWLTAKGFSDKVCKQLKDMTGAEIFNLTKRQLEQYFGPNEGEKLGEQLILSRNECGYETTRVSELKQILEKVRQKAE